The Vicia villosa cultivar HV-30 ecotype Madison, WI unplaced genomic scaffold, Vvil1.0 ctg.000911F_1_1, whole genome shotgun sequence genome has a segment encoding these proteins:
- the LOC131632166 gene encoding mitochondrial phosphate carrier protein 3, mitochondrial-like, whose protein sequence is MDRSLLPSFLYSSTSSPHKKIVENVSTYHHAAAESSKFMIPSPSETGRRNIKMFSRDYYLACAVGGSICCGFTHMAVTPLDLVKCNMQIDPAKYKSISSGFGVMLKEQGFRGFFRGWAPTFIGYSAQGAFKYGFYEYFKKYYSDVVGPEYATKYKTLIYLAGAASSEVIADVALCPFEAIKVRVQTQPGFARGLSDGLPKLIRSEGVSGLYKGVVPLWGRQVPYTMMKFASYENIVEMIYKHAIPTPKEDCTKTLQLGVSVVGGYLAGILCAVVSHPADNLVSFLNSSKGATAADAVKKLGLWGMCTRGLPLRILMVGTLTGAQWGIYDAFKVSVGLPTTGGVAPAPTSTS, encoded by the exons ATGGACCGTTCTCTCTTACCTAGCTTCCTCTACTCCTCTACCTCATCGCCGCATAAGAAAATCGTGGAGAATGTCTCCACCTATCACCATGCTGCGGCGGAATCCTCCAAGTTTATGATTCCTTCTCCCAGCGAAACTGGGAGAAGGAACATTAAGATGTTCTCTCGCGATTACTATCTTGCTTGCGCCGTTGGTGGAAGCATATGTTGTGGCTTCACTCACATGGCAGTTACACCTCTTGATCTTGTCAAATGTAACATGCAG ATTGATCCTGCAAAGTACAAGAGCATTTCGTCTGGATTTGGAGTGATGCTAAAGGAACAAGGGTTTAGAGGGTTCTTCAGAGGATGGGCACCTACATTTATTGGTTATAGTGCACAAGGAGCTTTCAAATATGGATTCTATGAGTATTTCAAAAAGTACTATTCAGATGTTGTTGGTCCAGAATATGCTACAAAGTACAAGACATTGATTTACCTTGCTGGAGCAGCTTCTTCTGAGGTTATTGCTGATGTTGCACTTTGTCCGTTTGAAGCTATTAAGGTTAGAGTTCAAACTCAACCCGGTTTTGCTAGAGGCCTTTCTGATGGTTTACCCAAATTGATCCGATCCGAAGGAGTTTCAGG GTTGTACAAGGGAGTTGTGCCACTTTGGGGAAGACAGGTTCCAT ATACAATGATGAAGTTTGCTTCTTATGAAAACATTGTTGAGATGATATACAAGCATGCCATCCCCACACCAAAGGAAGATTGCACCAAAACGCTACAACTTGGTGTGAGTGTTGTGGGTGGATATTTAGCTGGAATATTGTGCGCGGTTGTGTCTCATCCCGCAGATAATCTTGTATCTTTCCTAAACAGTTCTAAAGGGGCAACGGCTGCTGAT GCGGTAAAGAAGTTGGGATTATGGGGTATGTGTACCCGTggtctccctcttcgtattcttATGGTGGGAACTCTAACTGGTGCTCAATGGGGAATTTATGATGCATTCAAAGTTTCCGTGGGACT GCCAACCACTGGTGGTGTTGCTCCTGCTCcaacttctacttcttag
- the LOC131632187 gene encoding uncharacterized protein LOC131632187, whose protein sequence is MGANHSSQSVEDSDDEEEEQEEEETNINGHISGSQLRNHLIVKKVLEQEPEMLPCHASASPLSPQLSSLGTPRLGPSIKVWDPYNVLAPPTPLQSPPATGMFSRSFSSVSEEEVVEVYLICHGECELNLAPELVGGRCSEAVLTPNGKRQARALAVFLKSQGVRFNAVYCSVLDRARSTAVSVCKEIDFSEEQIQSSEALSEISQGNWEGCLRSETYTPEVMSYIDRFQPDFAAPSGETLRQVEFRMIRFLNETVLGLHEKLRLVFSSHQNDSHTFSQHNSHALTNSIHDQDGNSLHSNQWDSPSRHRPAFSRKKSGKSRLQFVTTTGDEIEDDLPSSNAIHENSLRNSNFSSFSSSASCIGLFTHSVPIKCLLTGLLGCSPLMSHKFCIEDSSVTVLQHSLRTGWQIKKLNDTAHLRLL, encoded by the exons atgggtgCGAATCACTCATCACAATCCGTCGAAGATAGCGAtgacgaagaagaagaacaagaagaagaagaaaccaaCATTAACGGCCATATAAGTGGGTCCCAATTACGTAACCACCTTATAGTCAAGAAGGTTCTAGAACAAGAACCCGAAATGCTTCCGTGCCACGCGTCAGCTTCTCCGCTTTCTCCGCAACTCTCGTCTCTCGGAACTCCGCGGCTCGGTCCGTCGATCAAGGTGTGGGATCCGTATAATGTTTTGGCTCCGCCGACGCCGCTTCAGTCGCCTCCGGCGACGGGGATGTTTTCGCGGAGTTTTTCGTCGGTGAGTGAGGAGGAGGTTGTGGAGGTTTATTTGATCTGTCATGGGGAATGTGAGTTGAATTTGGCGCCGGAGTTGGTTGGTGGTAGGTGTTCGGAGGCGGTGTTGACGCCGAATGGGAAACGGCAGGCTAGGGCTTTGGCTGTTTTTCTGAAATCTCAGGGAGTTAGGTTTAATGCTGTTTATTGTTCGGTGTTGGATCGGGCTAGGTCAACCGCGGTTTCGGTGTGTAAG GAAATAGATTTTTCAGAGGAGCAAATTCAATCCTCAGAGGCACTTTCCGAGATTAGCCAAGGAAATTGGGAGGGCTGTCTTCGATCAGAAACATACACACCAGAAGTTATGAGCTACATTGACAGGTTCCAGCCAGATTTTGCTGCACCTTCTGGAGAAACACTTAGACAAGTAGAATTCCGAATGATTCGTTTTTTAAACGAAACTGTCTTGGGATTACATGAAAAACTGAGACTAGTTTTCTCGTCACATCAAAATGACAGTCACACATTTTCTCAGCACAATTCCCATGCTCTCACAAACTCAATTCATGACCAAGATGGAAATTCTCTCCATTCAAACCAATGGGATTCTCCCTCCAGGCATCGACCTGCATTCTCAAGGAAAAAATCTGGTAAGAGCAGGCTACAATTTGTGACAACTACCGGAGATGAGATTGAAGACGACCTTCCTTCTAGCAACGCAATCCACGAAAATTCCCTGCGTAATTCTAATTTCAGCAGCTTTTCATCATCTGCTTCTTGTATAGGACTATTTACTCATTCTGTGCCAATCAAGTGTCTCCTTACTGGTCTTCTTGGATGTAGTCCCTTGATGTCACATAAGTTCTGCATAGAAGACTCTTCAGTGACTGTGTTGCAGCACTCTCTCAGAACTGGTTGGCAGATAAAAAAGCTGAATGACACAGCTCATCTCAGGCTTCTCTAG